In one Macrobrachium rosenbergii isolate ZJJX-2024 chromosome 53, ASM4041242v1, whole genome shotgun sequence genomic region, the following are encoded:
- the Bet3 gene encoding trafficking protein particle complex subunit 3, whose product MSRQSMRANDPKKVSGELFTLTYGSLVAQLLQDYENVDDVNRQLERMGYNIGMRLIEDFLARANPGRCYDLRDTADKIQQAFKLYLGVSPSIGSWSPGGDEFSVVLDSNPLAEFVELPDNYLGLRYSNILAGVIRGACEMVQLEVMVWFIADQLKGDNVTEIRVKFIKRIEDAIPAGED is encoded by the exons ATGTCACGACAAAGTATGAGAGCAAATGACCCGAAGAAAGTG AGTGGAGAATTGTTCACCCTCACTTATGGGTCCTTAGTTGCCCAATTATTACAAGATTATGAAAATGTAGATGATGTAAATAGACAGCTTGAACGCATGGGTTACAACATTGGAATGCGTCTCATTGAAGATTTCCTTGCACGAGCTAACCCAGGTCGATGCTATGACCTAAGAGATACAGCTGATAAAATTCAG caaGCATTCAAGTTGTACCTTGGTGTATCACCAAGTATTGGCAGTTGGAGTCCAGGAGGAGATGAATTCTCAGTTGTTTTAGACTCAAATCCATTGGCAGAATTTGTTGAGCTGCCTGACAATTACCTTGGTCTTCGTTACTCCAATATTCTTGCAGGCGTTATACGTGGAGCATGTGAGATG GTTCAGTTGGAGGTAATGGTGTGGTTTATTGCTGACCAGCTGAAAGGTGACAATGTGACTGAGATCAGAGTGAAGTTCATTAAGAGAATTGAAGATGCTATACCTGCTGGAGAAGATTAA